A single window of Coffea eugenioides isolate CCC68of chromosome 7, Ceug_1.0, whole genome shotgun sequence DNA harbors:
- the LOC113777298 gene encoding uncharacterized protein LOC113777298, with amino-acid sequence MLWSYRTTPRSATQETPFFLTYGSEAVVPTKFITPSPRMAAFTAEVNDEKRKIDLDLTEELRDASAARIALYKNILANYYNTRVRHLQFRPRDLVLRKNSVSRSEPHGKLSPKWEGPYRIVELSY; translated from the exons ATGCTGTGGTCCTATCGGACTACACCGAGGTCTGCTACTCAAGAAACGCCATTCTTCTTAACCTACGGATCTGAGGCGGTAGTCCCTACTAAGTTCATCACTCCAAGTCCTCGGATGGCGGCCTTCACCGCCGAGGTGAACGACGAAAAACGGAAGATTGACCTCGATCTCACTGAGGAACTAAGAGATGCCTCAGCAGCACGAATAGCTCTCTACAAGAATATCCTCGCCAATTACTACAACACTCGGGTCAGACACCTTCAGTTCAGACCGAGAGACCTGGTTCTACGGAAGAACTCTGTCAGCCGATCTGAACCACATGGCAAGTTAAGTCCGAAGTGGGAAGGCCCTTACCGAATTGTAGAG TTAAGTTACTGA